TTTCCTCATCTATGTCCAATCTAGTTTACCTGCTGCTACAACATAGTACCATAGCAGGGGAATCCAAGCCCATGATGCCAACAGAGGGCCAAGCATGATAGTATACTCCTGTAATCTCACCCcctggaggcacaggcaggaagatGGTGACAAGTACAAAGCCAGCTTTGTAtgaacagtgagttccaggacagccagggctacatagtgagaccctgagtcaaaacaaaagaaaatttttgttttagttttatgaggtggggtttcactctagcccagggtgacctggaattcaatatgtagtatcAGGTTAgccacaaactcacagagatcctcctacctctgtcttccaagtaatgggattaaagacatgtgtcactaggcaaaaagtttttttattttttttctttttcaaagatagtttattcatgagagagacagTATGTGAGCATGGatgtgcatgctagggcatcctgccactgcaaataaactccatatgcatgtgcccctttgtgcatctgtctttacatgggtactggagaattcaacacaggccatcaggctttgcaagcaagagccattAATCACAAAGCCATCGTTCCAGCCCCAGCACTTGAGTCTTCTTTAGAATTTTGAAAGTAATGGTTACTTGTATCTACATAGATATTCAGTAGAAATCTTGAACTTCTCAAGTTGTTTTACTACAAATTTGTTTCTTTGTATCTTGGTTACTTCTAAGGCCAATTCTGACTATGCAAAGAAAACTGTAGAGACACATTGATCAGTGAGTagtacccccccaaaaaaagagttgAGAATGACTTTACAGGTTTTGGTTTCATGAGTATTATAATAGAAGTTTTTAAGATATTAGTAGGTTTGGTGACTGAAGACAGCCGAATTCTCATTCACAGATAGCTTCCTATACTACATCTTTACATGCCCCAGGGATAAGGAAATACTTGGTGGTCCCTTGTATAAGAGCACCAGTCTCTTCATGAGGGTTCCACTGTGTTGTCAGCATTCTAGATGTGGAAGGCAGAAGTTCATCCATTGCACAGAATGCCTTAGGATGCTGACTTATTCTACCAGGCCCTTGGCCAGAGAAGTACCTCTCCAGGCTTCTGTTCCTAGTCAAATGAAGACAAGAGCTTGACCTTGAAAATCTGAGTGGCATCACAGAGCTACAGAGTGTGAACTGATGGGCCAAAATCCCTGTCAGTCTGACAGAAACTGGCAGCtctgttcagtgagagacttattttgagaaaacatattggagagcaacagaggacaCCACATCGGATGTTCTCTGGCCCCCATCCTTGTGCTCATGAGGCAcgcacatgcaccacacatataccacacacaagctcaagtgcaaaaaataaaaaataaagggggctggggaaatggcttagtggtaatggcattttcctgtgaagcctaaggtcctgggttcgattccccagcacccacataagccagatgctcaaggaagcacatgtgtctggagttcgtatgcagtggctagatgccctggcatgtccgttctctctctctgtatgtctctttttctctcatacataaataactgaataaaatatttaaaaaaatactaaaagaaataggcagagctTTTAGACTCACAAAACTTATGAGTTAAGATCCTACCTAATGAGAAGCTGCAGCACACACTTTTAACAAGTCCACCATGAAGCCTGGCTTGAATCAGCACCATCAAAGCCTGAGCAAAAGTATAAGTAATTTCCTTCTAGAGGAAGACTCTGTCATCCAGAGTTGTGTCACCCAGTAGAAATTAAATGTGGACACTGTGCATATGGCACAaaggtaaaaagagaaaaagagtgtCTGCTTGTGGGGTGGAGAAATGTAAGAGAGGAAAAGCAGGAGGGATGAGCAGTGGGGGAAGAGGTGGTACaggaacatatatatatgtgtatatatatacatacatatatatatatatatgtatgtatatatatatacacatatatatatacatatgtgtgtgtgtgtgtgtgtgtgtgtgtgtgtgtgtgtgtgtatgactccatatattttgtatgctaacataattcagtaaaaaataatttagtgactggagagagagagattgctcagcaggtaaggcactcgcctgtgaagcctaacaacctgtgttcaattttcgcaatacccacacaagccagatgtacaaatggcacatacatgtgcagtttgttttcagaggctggaggccctggaacacccattctctgtctcttctctctgtctctccttcaaataaatgaaaaaattaaaaattaaagccatTTTAATAAATGTGCAAAACCAggtaaagtaaaatttttaaagttttattttttgcttatttgatactgaagagagaagagaataagcatgtcagggtctcttgccactgtaagggaactccaggtacatgcattactctgtgcatctggctctacatgggcactggggaattgaaccccggtcataaggttttccaagcaaatgcctttaaccactgagccatttccccagcaccaggTAAAATAACTTTTAACAATGCATCTCTGTAAATTCAGCAATTTAACATATTATTGCTTCAGGGCAATggatagagctcagtggtagagcacttgcctagcacatgtgaagccctggattctatccccagcaccacaaaaaaaataaataaaatgctatcaTCTCAACATgtcataaatattaaattataaatgaaataatttccattcatttcttcatAGTGTTTTGGAAATCTGGTGTGTGTTTTAAATGCATTGCACATATCAATTGGGGTGCTAAATTCCCATGAAAAATGCTGGGACTGGGTGGTGTAATCCAGGTGTCAACCTGGCATGTCCTTATCTCCAGGCTTGCGGGTTAAGCATCTGTGGCCACACCCACTCACTTGATCATTGCTAGGATTCAGTGCCTGCCACCACCCAGTCACTGGACCAAATGCCTGTGTTTCACTGGCTGTGAGCTGGATGCTGCCTCTAATTCCTTGCTGCTAGGGTCACTTCAGAAGTAATTTCCCATCACTTTTATTATGTTCTGTTTTTAGAACCAAGGCCCTAAATTCAGCCCCCACACAAGGGAGGAGATAGTGCCAGGACTGATATACCAGGAGGCAGGAGTCTTTGAATGCTGGTTTGATGCTGCCTACCAGCAAACCAGATGGCCATCATGGAAATGGATagtcagaaacagaaagaaacacaTCAGTGACATCACAGAAACATGGATACAGTTAAAATGTAGGAGTCAGACACTAGTCATTCCATTCGTCTGGACTTCTAGGAAATGTTAACTGCTCTACAGTGAAAGAAACCAGCCACAGCTGCCTTGGATTTATGATGGAGGGAGAGATTGGCCAAAAAGAAACTCCTggaatggacaaaaaaatattctacatttgTTTTTAGTGTAGATTACACTGGTAATTGCATTTGCCAAACACATTAAATTATATGCTTTGTTCTATGCAAATTTATTATATGTAAATTATTCCTCAATAAACCCATTTTAAATGAACATGTAACATATGTTTCATTTCACACTGAATTCCAAAAGTTTGCAAATGTAAATGGTTTGCATATTCTAGACTTTGTATATCTACAGTAAGACTGCAAATGGAAGGAAGGTAATAAGTATGATTCAGCATTATGATGGCTGCCAAAGAAAGGTTAATACAGGTGACCCATGTATAAAAGTCAACTAGACATGAGCTTCCAAGTTTAAAAGTcttgcttgtgggctggagagattgctcaatggttaagaagcttgcctgcaaagcctaaggacaggagttcaattacccagtacccatgtaagctggatgcccaaggtggcacagagtgtctggaagttcatttgcagtagctagaggccctggcatacccattttctccctctctctccatttttctttctttcaaataaatgaaaaaaacaatgTATTGAAAAGTTTTGTTTGTGAATAATATAAAAATCATGAGAACTATCTGGAACACACAGAGTGACGCAACGTTGACTTCTTGTGCATCCAAAGAACAAGGAAGGCTAGAGATGTTTATTAGGAAAGGACAAAATTGTACACCTTGTTCTGGAAGGAAGACAATTGGCTTTTGTGTTTTATAGAAGCTGGTAGCCACTAAGTAGACCTAATCTTAAAGTCATAGAACTCACCATTAGCTATCAGGTAAATCTAATCTAAAAGTCATAGCTGGTCATTCCATTAGGATGGCCTTGTAGGCAGTTCTCTGAATGGGTACTTGGGACCtgagtgttttttaattttaatctctttttggttttctgaaagcATCACTGATCAGCCATCCTGTAACTAGATTTAGATTCTCCTTTGAGGGAATGTATCAACACagttccctctaaaataataagtgAACCATGGTTTACTACATAGACATTTACTGTCATGTTGTACacaataagaaaatggaaatcaaCTCAGCATTGAAAGATAGGGTAAAGTGTTAAATGAATTACATAGATACTAAAATACCGTGTAGGCATTAGGTAACAATATAGCTAATTATTTACTGTCCTACGATGGTGTTATTTTTGCTAAGTAAAAAGTAATTCTGAAACAATTTGAATTTATTCTGGGATAAAAAGTTGTGTGTTTACCAGAGACCACAGTCTACAAGTTACACCCAATGCAATTGAAAGTCTTTGGATAGCTGAAGTAAAAATGATTATTGTATCTTGTATTTCTAAATGTTATACAACAAATTCATACCCTGATTAATAACAACAGTTTTTCTATGGGCTGAGATTCTGCTGTAAACTTCTATACATCATCTCATTGAATCATCACAGCTGCTTATTGATGTGCACATTTCTGATTAACACATGTCagtatgtttttacttatttctgaggCTTGCAAGGTGTGGACATTATGTTACTCAAATTGCTCATCTCATTCTCAGGTGGATCTGTGTTCTCATACTCCTACATCCATCTCCTCACAGGTCTTAGGTGTGGTGGAGGATGCTCAGAGCCACCACTTTAATGCCTCACATGACATTCACAACAACCTCTTAAAGGACTTCCCTAAGAAGAGTCTTCCCAGAGCCCCATGCCTGTCCTTGTTCCTCTGGCTGTAGATGAAAGGGTTCATCATGGGGGTCACCACTGCATACATCACAATGGCAACAGAGTCCTTCATGAAGTAAGTGGGCAGGGGCTGCAGATACAACATACAGAGAGTCCCATAGAAGAGAAACACCATAGCCAGGTAAAAGGCACAAGTGGAGAAGGCTTTGTACTTCCCATGGCTGAGGGAATTCTGTGGATGACTCTGAAAATGCAAATATAGGACATGGTCATGAATCCAAAGGGAGTGAGGAAGATGAAGCAGCAGCCGGTGGCAGTCAGCACTGTGTGATTGATTGGGATGTCAGAACATGCAGGCCTCAGCAGGACATACATCTCACAGAAGATATAGTGGATCTTCCGGGAGCCACAGAAGGTGACCATGGTCATGAGGACGGTGTGGATGAGGCCATAGAGGATAGATACCACCCAGCACAAGGTGAGGAGCAGGACACAGAGCTTAGGGCTCATGGCTATTGTGTAGTGGAGGGGGCGGCAGATGGCCACATAGCGATCATATGCCATCACAGCCAGAATGAGGTTGTCCAAGGCCACCAAGGAGACCAGGAAGAAGAGCTGCGTCAGACACCCTGTGTAGGATATGGCTTTGTTCTGGGACTGAAGGGTCACCAGCATCTTGGGGATCGTGTTGGTGATGAAGAAGAGGTCAGTGAAGGAGAGGTTGGCCAGGAAGAAGTACATAGGAGTGTGCAGGCAGGAGTCAGAGCTGATGGCCAGGATGATGAGCACGTTCCCCACCACTGTCACCAGGTACATGGACAGAAAGGTCCAATACAGGATCCGTTGCTGCTCAGGGGCCTCTGAGAGCCCGACGAGTAGGAACTCAGAATCCCCACTCTGGTTGCCTCCATCCATTCTCCAGTTTTCTGCAACAGGAGCAAGAGCATTTCTTATGGAATGCTCTCCACTGAATAAGGACACGAGCATAAGCAAAGTCAACTGTTTTCTTAGCATTCAAAGTACCTTGGTTGGGTATGGTGACCCTTGCCTATAGTCCTAGCTCCTCAAAAGGCTAAAGAGGACAAATGCTTGTGCCTGCTTGGGATGTCGAAGTCAGCCTGGGAAATACAAGTCCTCCATCTCAGAGAGTAAATCTCAGatacaatttttaatttaaaaaatgtcattgtGCTAAAGACTGAGGTAAGTGCTTTACTGCAGAGGTACATTCCCaactatataattttaaaaagtaacaggtTAAAAGATACCAAAACAAACTTGGGGAGTCATTATGCAATGTAATTATTCCAGCACCTTTAAGTCTGGCATATTCAATGTTATAGGAATAATATCTAAGTCTTATTTTAAATCCTGTAAGAGTACTCTTGAAGTGTTTAATGACTAGTTGTCTAGATTTTAAAATGATACATAATGAATGTGTAGGTATTATAAGAAAGAGATGTAGTATAATTCCAAAAGGAGGGAAAATCAAAATATTTGGAAGAAGCATCAAATATCATTATTTATAGTTGTGATGATCTGTCTAGTGAAAGCAGGAGAGTCAGCTGAAACACCACTATAAAATCTCATAGTAAGCTAGAATGGCTACACAAATAGTATTTCATTTTGGCGATTCCAGTCCATCTGCCCTACAGAATCCATAGCAAACATCAACCTGTCTCTTATAATAAAAAGATGGATTGAAACAatcatttgaggggctggagacattgcatttcttatactccaaaataccaggtagggtgccaatttgttattccAGGGGGACATGAGGcatattttgaagaacaggacactccttgggcTCTGAGGCCCCTTAaaaagagtgtacattcttcctgttgccccagtgtaggtcagctggcccaatctcaaaggtcgtcatctctcaattgcagctggcagcagttcatccaaagattttatttccgTGCCATATTGCTTAGCTCATACCAggtcatttctacacaaagcaatcctgcacaatttctcaggacatgggcataacagcatgcTTCTCACACAAATGACTGGCAGAATCCAAGCACAACTCTTCCTCATCCctataagtcaaacctcacagttaatATTTCTTACTGTAtttatgtctttcaactctgaccaaaatactccatcaagctgtacttacaacatggcaaggcatctcttaggccaaggtttcagatccttccaccttcctcttgaaaatcagctcccaaaagccaaagtcacacagtcaggagtATAGCATCAATCCTACCCCTAGGCACCACTTTActgatgcagtcaggttctcatttctAGGAGAAGTCACtccagcaagagcagcttgtaggaaaaggtggtttattttggcttacaaactctagggaagctccatgatggcagggaaaatgacaacatgagcagagggtggacatcacccactggccaacataaggtagaccatagcaacaggagagtgtgtcaaacactggcatggggaacttGTCTAtgatgcccataagcccacccccaacaatacaccgcttcCAGAAGGCATAagtccccaaatctccatcagctgggaacctagcaatcagaacacctaagtttatgggggacacctgaatcaaatcactacagggaccaagagtttgaagccagtttgggctacacgTGCCCACCTGCCCCCCACAACCTGTGTATTGATTGATTATTGGAATCTTTTGCCAAtaaagattttctttgttttagtttCTGAATTTGTATTCTGGGTGAGGCATGACAGAGTGGTTCTCTTGTGTAGCCTTCCTGGAACACAAGGGAAGTTGAACGtatggcttgttttctttttccctcatgGAAGAACTTGTAGATCAGGAGATCTCCTTTTATTATGAGATGCTGGCTTGCATGAGGGGTGATGAAAGTCAAGTGTGCCAGTTTTTCCTCATAATTCtcaacctttctttccttttttgctcCTCTGCTTTACCAGGTTGCTGAAAACTCTTGGTTGGATCTATAACTCTAATGAAGATATTTTCATGTATGGTTGGTTGATAACATGAGCTTTTTAGAATGGAACCTCTTTCCCTATGATCTTTCTGATGTCACTCTTTTACCTTGGTTTTCAAAATTCCTTTATCTGatattactgttgtagtcagcttcacattgctgagatgaacatccaaaccaggcacagtttaggggaagaagggatttatttgaagcttatagatccaggggaagatccataatggTGGAGGGGACTGGTCCCCTGTCATAGATACAAGCAGAGaggccaccaccagccagcacatGCCAAAATCAAGCACATGAGAGCCACAAACAGCAGGAAACTGGCAGCCAGcagcaaggacccaggctctgcACTGGGTGTGCACTCTGCACACCCTTGGCTTGgaaatcagatctgtccccagtgacatctcctccagccaggaaattggaaatccaagttttaataaaatacctgggtatattgggggacatacatttatacAACCACAGTTACTataggaatattttatttaaaatattcagtcTTTTCCAAATGTATGCTTATTTGTCCCCTTTACACCCAGCcttgtatatttttattcttgCAGAGTTCctgtttctcctcccctccctctttcctaaggactgaacccagggtctcacaaACGCTCTAGGCAAGTGTCCTATTATAGGCTTCATCCTCAGCCCTAAtgtctttctttcaaatgaaaGAATCAGTTAGGCCCAATccctttttttcttataattgtaTCTACTTCCCCCAGTTGGCTATGAGctccatatgcacatatataaccCAGTTTGAGGGAGGGCCTTAATAGTCATTCAGTGATTCTCAATAGAAAGAGTCAATGAGTGACTGACAAGTCAATTGTACTCTATGTGCTAAAGTCCCAGGCATGTGCTAGCTTTGCTAATTCGCCTCTAAAGGATATTGTCCAAACCACCTGAGCCCAGTGACCAACCAAATCCATTACCTTCCACTTACTGTGCATTGGACACGCATTAGATAACATGAAAGGCACCTCTAGGTCATCACTGAACATATCTGGATAAGACTGAGAATGTGACTCTGTGGACAGTTATAATGAAAAATTCAACCCTACGACATTTTAGCATTAGCATTAGAATGATTAGAATGGCCGTCTTTATAACCAAGGGTGGTGAGATCTGAGATGGGGCTACATTTATATGACTTTTCATCACCACAGATATATAGGTTCATTCTGAGCTGGAGCTATGTTCTATTCATTCCTGTGTGACATATGGGATGACACCTTACATATGTTAAAGGATATTCCCACTTTGCACTTCAGTTCACTTTTTCTAATTTATCTTCATGTTAACTTCTGAAATGGTTTCCTTAGGAGCCGTCCCAGAGCCCCATGCATGTCCTTGTTCCTCAGGCTGTAGATGAAAGGGTTCATCATGGGGGTCACCACTGCATACATCACTGTGGCAACAGAGTCCTTCATAGAATACGTGTGCAGGGGCTGCAGATACACCATACAAAGTGTTCCGTAAAAGAGGGAGACCACAGCCAAGTGACAGGCACAGGTGGAGAATGCTTTGTACTTCCCAGTGGCTGAGGGAATTCTGAGGATGGCTCTGACAATGCAAATATAGGACATGGTCATGAACCCAAAGGGAGTGAGGAAGATGAAACAGCCAGTGGCAATCAGCACCATGTGATTGATGTGTGTGTCAGAACATGCGAGCCTCAGCAGGACATACATCTCACAGAAGATGTAGTGTATCTTCCGGGAGCCACAGAAGGTGACCGTGGTCATGAGGACGGTGTGGATGAGGCCATAGAGGATAGATACCACCCAGCACAAGGTGAGGAGCAGGACACAGAGCTTAGGGCTCATGGCTATTGTGTAGTGGAGGGGGCGGCAGATGGCCACATAGCGATCATATGCCATCACAGCCAGAATGAGGTTGTCCAAGGCCACCAAGGAGACCAGGAAGAAGAGCTGCGTCAGACACCCTGTGTAGGATATGGCTTTGTTCTGGGACTGAAGGGTCACCAGCATCTTGGGGATCGTGTTGGTGATGAAGAAGAGGTCAGTGAAGGAGAGGTTGGCCAGGAAGAAGTACATAGGAGTGTGCAGGCAGGAGTCAGAGCTGATGGCCAGGATGATGAGCACGTTCCCCACCACTGTCACCAGGTACATGGACAGAAAGGTCCAATACAGGATCCGTTGCTGCTCAGGGGCCTCTGAGAGCCCGACGAGTAGGAACTCAGAATCCCCACTCTGGTTGCCTCCATCCATTCTCCAGTTTTCTGCAACAGGAGCAAGAGCATTTCTTATGGAATGCTCTCCACTGAATAAGGACACGAGCATAAGCAAAGTCAACTGTTTTCTTAGCATTCAAAGTACCTTGGTTGGGTATGGTGACCCTTGCCTATAGTCCTAGCTCCTCAAAAGGCTAAAGAGGACAAATGCTTGTGCCTGCTTGGGATGTCGAAGTCAGCCTGGGAAATACAAGTCCTCCATCTCAGAGAGTAAATCTCAGatacaatttttaatttaaaaaatgtcattgtGCTAAAGACTGAGGTAAGTGCTTTACTGCAGAGGTACATTCCCaactatataattttaaaaagtaacaggtTAAAAGATACCAAAACAAACTTGGGGAGTCATTATGCAATGTAATTATTCCAGCACCTTTAAGTCTGGCATATTCAATGTTATAGGAATAATATCTAAGTCTTATTTTAAATCCTGTAAGAGTACTCTTGAAGTGTTTAATGACTAGTTGTCTAGATTTTAAAATGATACATAATGAATGTGTAGGTATTATAAGAAAGAGATGTAGTATAATTCCAAAAGGAGGGAAAATCAAAATATTTGGAAGAAGCATCAAATATCATTATTTATAGTTGTGATGATCTGTCTAGTGAAAGCAGGAGAGTCAGCTGAAACACCACTATAAAATCTCATAGTAAGCTAGAATGGCTACACAAATAGTATTTCATTTTGGCGATTCCAGTCCATCTGCCCTACAGAATCCATAGCAAACATCAACCTGTCTCTTATAATAAAAAGATGGATTGAAACAatcatttgaggggctggagacattgcatttcttatactccaaaataccaggtagggtgccaatttgttattccAGGGGGACATGAGGcatattttgaagaacaggacactccttgggcTCTGAGGCCCCTTAaaaagagtgtacattcttcctgttgccccagtgtaggtcagctggcccaatctcaaaggtcgtcatctctcaattgcagctggcagcagttcatccaaagattttatttccgTGCCATATTGCTTAGCTCATACCAggtcatttctacacaaagcaatcctgcacaatttctcaggacatgggcataacagcatgcTTCTCACACAAATGACTGGCAGAATCCAAGCACAACTCTTCCTCATCCctataagtcaaacctcacagttaatATTTCTTACTGTAtttatgtctttcaactctgaccaaaatactccatcaagctgtacttacaacatggcaaggcatctcttaggccaaggtttcagatccttccaccttcctcttgaaaatcagctcccaaaagccaaagtcacacagtcaggagtATAGCATCAATCCTACCCCTAGGCACCACTTTActgatgcagtcaggttctcatttctAGGAGAAGTCACtccagcaagagcagcttgtaggaaaaggtggtttattttggcttacaaactctagggaagctccatgatggcagggaaaatgacaacatgagcagagggtggacatcacccactggccaacataaggtagaccatagcaacaggagagtgtgtcaaacactggcatggggaacttGTCTAtgatgcccataagcccacccccaacaatacaccgcttcCAGAAGGCATAagtccccaaatctccatcagctgggaacctagcaatcagaacacctaagtttatgggggacacctgaatcaaatcactacagggaccaagagtttgaagccagtttgggctacacgTGCCCACCTGCCCCCCACAACCTGTGTATTGATTGATTATTGGAATCTTTTGCCAAtaaagattttctttgttttagtttCTGAATTTGTATTCTGGGTGAGGCATGACAGAGTGGTTCTCTTGTGTAGCCTTCCTGGAACACAAGGGAAGTTGAACGtatggcttgttttctttttccctcatgGAAGAACTTGTAGATCAGGAGATCTCCTTTTATTATGAGATGCTGGCTTGCATGAGGGGTGATGAAAGTCAAGTGTGCCAGTTTTTCCTCATAATTCtcaacctttctttccttttttgctcCTCTGCTTTACCAGGTTGCTGAAAACTCTTGGTTGGATCTATAACTCTAATGAAGATATTTTCATGTATGGTTGGTTGATAACATGAGCTTTTTAGAATGGAACCTCTTTCCCTATGATCTTTCTGATGTCACTCTTTTACCTTGGTTTTCAAAATTCCTTTATCTGatattactgttgtagtcagcttcacattgctgagatgaacatc
This is a stretch of genomic DNA from Jaculus jaculus isolate mJacJac1 chromosome 9, mJacJac1.mat.Y.cur, whole genome shotgun sequence. It encodes these proteins:
- the LOC123463570 gene encoding olfactory receptor 1D2 is translated as MDGGNQSGDSEFLLVGLSEAPEQQRILYWTFLSMYLVTVVGNVLIILAISSDSCLHTPMYFFLANLSFTDLFFITNTIPKMLVTLQSQNKAISYTGCLTQLFFLVSLVALDNLILAVMAYDRYVAICRPLHYTIAMSPKLCVLLLTLCWVVSILYGLIHTVLMTTVTFCGSRKIHYIFCEMYVLLRLACSDTHINHMVLIATGCFIFLTPFGFMTMSYICIVRAILRIPSATGKYKAFSTCACHLAVVSLFYGTLCMVYLQPLHTYSMKDSVATVMYAVVTPMMNPFIYSLRNKDMHGALGRLLRKPFQKLT